A single Metarhizium brunneum chromosome 5, complete sequence DNA region contains:
- the Est1 gene encoding Versiconal hemiacetal acetate esterase produces MDELDMDKRLAPAWHRIERELGQRPNMSGSALDMRQQYKQFSEELGALYPKPALEAVEDVAITKHLAVRTYTPDVTAKDKHRLLPVGIYFHGGGWCCGDLDSEDNFCRMLAKALPLIVISVSYRLAPEHKAPAQVRDAVDAWTWAFENAARLGGDPSKYFTIGQSAGGTLAFAVPNELIALNRGHEVKGIISLSPFVVHPSNVPPAHRAAYKSFETNANAPMNTAAAMNTFYDAFGADPADSSVYVLHSERLTKFPATYIAVCGADPIRDDGLIMEKVLRESGVRTKLQHYENLPHVFWAFACEPENGSFLGDVIDGITFVLDA; encoded by the exons ATTGAAAGGGAGCTTGGACAAAGGCcaaacatgtctggtagcGCGCTCGACATGAGGCAGCAGTACAAGCAATTCTCCGAGGAGCTTGGTGCCCTTTATCCCAAGCCTGCATTGGAAGCTGTCG AAGAtgtcgccatcaccaagcaCTTGGCTGTACGCACGTACACCCCAGATGTAAccgccaaggacaagcaTCGCCTGCTCCCGGTGGGCATCTACTTTCACGGCGGAGGCTGGTGCTGCGGCGACCTTGACAGCGAAGACAACTTTTGTCGCATGCTCGCCAAGGCGCTTCCTTTGATTGTGATCTCTGTCTCGTATAGGCTTGCGCCAGAGCACAAGGCGCCGGCTCAGGTCCGCGACGCAGTGGATGCTTGGACCTGG GCTTTCGAAAACGCTGCTCGACTCGGCGGCGACCCAAGCAAGTACTTCACCATCGGGCAAAGCGCGGGAGGCACCCTCGCGTTTGCCGTACCCAACGAGCTTATAGCCCTCAATCGCGGACACGAAGTCAAGGGGATTATATCGCTGTCGCCGTTTGTCGTGCACCCGTCTAATGTTCCCCCGGCTCACAGAGCAGCATATAAGTCGTTTGAGACGAATGCAAATGCTCCAATGAACACTGCCGCCGCGATGAATACTTTTTACG ATGCTTTCGGAGCTGACCCGGCCGACTCGTCCGTCTACGTGCTACACAGCGAGCGGCTCACAAAATTTCCTGCGACATATATTGCGGTATGCGGAGCCGACCCAATACGCGATGATGGCCTCATCATGGAAAAGGTACTCCGTGAATCTGG AGTTCGAACCAAGTTGCAACACTACGAGAACCTTCCTCACGTGTTCTGGGCTTTTGCATGTGAACCAGAGAATGGAAGCTTCTTGGGCGACGTTATTGATGGAATTACATTTGTGCTGGATGCCTGA